The sequence below is a genomic window from Neodiprion pinetum isolate iyNeoPine1 chromosome 7, iyNeoPine1.2, whole genome shotgun sequence.
AAAATGAGAACCGAGTAcgtgatgtatttttttacaaagttgAGAATTTTACGggcacagaaaaaaaaagtgatatcGAAGTCGTGTGCGGACGAAAAATTGGGACGGATCGATCGAGCCGAACGATGATTTGCGACAGATCGCGAGGACTCGTGATTTGTACGGAATCGAAGATTTTTAGTGATTAGAAGATTAGAGAGATTGGGTACTTGGGCGATTGGAACCGTGGCAAAAAGCGGCGAGAAatcgtttctctttttatcCTTATACAGTGTAAAATAGAGCAGAAGATCACCCAGCCGAAGACGGTGTGTTTTTTTCCACAGAATCGACGGCCGGGACTTGGGAAATAAAACGTCAATCAAACGGTGGAAGTAACGATTCCGACAAAGATATTTCGTCTACCCACGATTCGAAATCGCATTTTATTGGGTGGAAAAACGTTGCGCGCAAAAAACCCCGCCAACGTTTCATATCGTTGTGCGATATAAAATCAACAGTAAAATACACCGCATCCGGGATTATGCAGCTGTTCTAACAGGGGCCTCTCGCACAGATATTAGACAGAGAACTTTCTTCGCCTGAGATCGGCGTTCTGCATTTTTGACGGGTCGCCAAAAAGGTCCCCGAGGTTTCGCGACTTTTCTTATACGGTTCAACGAATTCTCTCCCCCTGATTCTTTTCCTCCAGTCCTTGGTCTCACTTCGAACGATGTCTCGCTTCTGTACGACACGATTATCTCCTACGATTGATTTACAtttggaaggaaaaaaaaaaaaaaaaacaaattaaccTAATGGAACTAGTCTGTGCTAATTTCTCAGCTCACGCAATTTATCGTGAAAGTAATtaattcgtttcatttttaaattacatgCTTGTCTTCAGTCggttcaagttttttttttttttcaatttggtaCCCTTGATAATTTTGGAGttctgagattttttttcaattgcagCGAGTGAAAATTACTAATTACGAGCCTGTGAAATtatgctttttatttttgatttgttttgtttaatAAATAGAGTATCTGAAACGCAACTTATCTGTGGAAATGTGGATAGTTACTATTACACGATATCTTATGTACGCACAACTGATCCGCCTAATTGCCGAATCGAATAGACCGGTCAGAATCGATTATTCAAGGAAAGCGATAATGACGTTATTTGACTTGTGCTTACTGTCCACGTTACGGCACTGTTGTAAACTCTTTAAACAGATCTGGTTCTGTTTATTTACTCAATGTTTTTAGTTTCTAGATAATTCGTTTAAACGATCGGTAATGATGCGCGTAGAGAAATAAAcgcaaaaaattaacaaattacaGTACTCGTTTGTAGAAATCGCGGAAAAATGCTCTAACATTTTTCGCAAACCTTGTATGACATTAATGGCAAAAGTTTTGTCCTTCTGAAGATACTGcgaataattttcacttcctactttttgttttcatgaaaattgcACGATAGAAAGTGAAATATCAACGGAAAATACTGACTGATAAAGAATAatatatgtttaaaaaaatgtacgattTAAATCGACAGTGAACGTAatcgaatttcatttttatcaatgtGGAATGTAAATCACCTGAGTCTATTTGTTCTCGTAGAAGGATTAATTACAAATTAGTATTTCAGGAAGCTGGTGGAGGGAAGTCGAAAAACGTTAGAGGCaggaaaaatttccaagtacAAGAAACGgcggatgaaaataaattgttgtagtttaaaaagtagaaaaagtaGTGAAAAAATCGTTCGGGAAAAAAGTATTTAGTCGCGTAATACTTCAAGCAACGAGTGTTCAAGTTCTGCAGAACGTTACGTGAACTTTCGTCTCGCTTTTTATTCATCAGATACTGGAAGTGTGACTTCTCTTCGGCGATTCCGAGATCTGGACTAATTCAAACGCCTTTGACCACATCCAGCTAATTAATCATTATCCCGATCCTTCACCCACAAATCGTTTTTATCACATCATGTATAGTTATACAGCGTACAGATACACGTAATATTTTCGTGTACCTACACGTCAACAATAGGAGAATGGTACCGCGGTCTAcctgttattaaaaataatcaaaaactcGACCTGTACACCGGCAACTTTCTGTGAAAAAGATCCATTGCTGCGGTTTGTATCTGCTAACCATTtcttaaattcatttttacttcTAGTCGTTGTATTCTTCCTGCATTTCACTGTATTAACGTAACCTGTATCAAACAGTTTCGCGAATTTTATACACCGATGTAAGAAAGTCCGTTCCcttagtgtttttttttttttttttcttttcattcttttttcgtcTTTCTATTCCGAACGTTTTTATCTTacacgtaaattttttatcgagaTTGACGCAAGCAGTTCAGAGGTCGTGACTATTGTCTATCACTTTATCGAACTCGTAATTGGTGAAAAAGAATCTGTCAGTCCTGTTTTATACCTTTCTCGTTTTGTGCTAAACACAATGAaaggattttttaaatctaccTAATACGCCGgaagagatattttttcaacgaaagaaATATCATTTGATTGAATACAAAGGTAGCCAAAATAATAATTAGGGTTATTAGGTTATACaagatttatttgaaaatcaagGAAATATTTACTTAGCCATATTTTGTCACtacattttgtaaattcaacgattttttttttcctatttacACACTTGCTTCCGTGTTACCCAATAATTCGGGATCCACGCCGATTTACTCTAGAATGACGAATCGTGTTTTAATTACCTAACTCGAAATCGAGTAAATCGATCAATTACACGGGTCGGTATATATTTTGTCTTGCCGTCTCTTTCTAAATTCAAAGTACGGTCCTTTTGATCAGAGAACCGTGAATCGATgcattaatcgattaatcgaagcaTGCGAACTGCTCAGATGATTCGTTCCGTTGTTTCGACGATCAACGAACGCGTATcttacaatattataattgtttttacgaattttttttttttggttagaTCCTATTAATTATCGTGTTTAACTTTTAAACTACGTGTCAAAAATTGACGAGAATCATGCATTGCGAAGAGGTGTTCTGCATACGAAAACCAAGATGAAAAGCACATTCTGCGTTTTTTATATAGGTAGGTtctcttgaaaaatatttcaattcgttgcCGTTCACGCCggtacgttttcttttttcaaaatttttgaatttttagtcGTCCTGGGAATGGGGCAAATCGACTGCAGGCGGATACACAGATTTTCATCGAACGAAATAGTACGTTTACGAAACCGCTCACAAGCttgtttattcgtttttattactttgaaatttatagAGGATTGTTACCTTTTCCAGAGTTTCATAAATTCTGACTCTGGTTCCATCGACGCGCACAAAAAACAGGGCGAAAAGGCATCAAGCATCGCCCAGAAGGCTGCCCAGGAAGCAAAAGCGGCTTCCGACGCCCAAAACATCGCCGGCCAACAGGCTGCACATCAGGTGGGTGAAGCTACGGGACAAAAAGGGGTTCGTTGCTCGATTTCAAAAAAGGGCTGCTATCTAACTTCAAAATGAAATCCTTATTAAACTCCAAAAGGGGGTTGTTTTTGAACCTTAGAACAGTGCTCTTACTCAACTTCAAAAAAGGGTTGCTATCTCACTAGAAAAaggattttttaataaactcCAAAAGGGGGTTGTTTTTGAATCTTAAAATGGTTGTGCTTACTAAGCTTTAAAAAATGGTTGCTATCTAACTTCAAAAAGGAGTTGTTATTTAACTGTGAAATCGGGTTGTCATTCAGCTTCAATACGGGGTCCATACTACTCAACTcctaaatatgaaaaatttgacatttcCGTGTATGTTACATAATGTTAAGGTGAAGGCTCAGCTGGCCGAGAAAGCGGTTCAGGCAGCTAAAGCGGCGGAAGCAGCCCTCTCGGGAAAAGAGGCGATAGTGGAGCAGCTCAAGGGGGAGGTGAAGGAGGCAGAGTCGGTGGTGCGAGAGGAAGGCGTCTCATTGCAGCAGACTCAGTCCAACGTCAAGTCGGCGATGGAGGCGGCTCAGCAGTCGCGTATTCAGGTACGAAGTCGTGAAatagagagaagaaaaatcgttgaGAGAGTGAGATCCCAAATCTGGAAGgtcgagaaaataaaagggtcGCAATACATCGAACTTTCAAagacgtgaaaatttattttctccaatttcaacgtgtgaaaaagtgaaaattttgaaacgtgaAGCATATATACGACACACAAATGAAAGAGAAACGTTTATTGAACAAACGCCACGTAGTTTGTAAATTCAACAGCCAAAATATATAATCGTCCCAATTCTGAGGATTCTATATTCTCGCTGTCTAGACTTTGACGTTTAGGTATTTTGAATTATCCATAATTTCAACTCTCAACGactcaaaaatttcatgaacTATATCGTGGATTACTTGAAAGTTCGATATAACGATCGGGCTTCTgttgtttaatatttttacattctcACTACCATCTCACCCTCTCAATCCTCGATCACTGTTCGGTGAAACAGTTCGTACTTTTCTCCAGCTGAAGACGCTCGCATCGGCCGTTCGAACCGCAAATGCCAACCTTGGAAACGCCGAAGCTGCGGCTCAGGGGGCCCGGCAAGCTTACAGCGAGAAGCAGCAGCTTCTCGACGCCGCCAAGCGGCGAGTCGACGAACTATCGAAGCAGCTCCAGGCCGCGAAAATCGACCTTGCCAACACCAAGCAGGCCGCCTTAAAAGCCAGCGCTGCTGCCCACGACGCTAAAGCCAACGCCAACAGGAACAGAAGACGCATCGGGAACTGGAAATCGTggagaagcagaagaagataCGGCTGATTTAAAGATTGACGGAAATGTTGTTACTTTTAGACGCGCTATTAAACTTGTTTAGCATATTTCCTTCCTGGTCGAAATAtcgttttcttcattttcgaaattcgtCGTTGCGACGACGCGAAGATTGCAGTTTTTAGATTGGCTTTTGTCACCAGCTGTCAATGTCCGAAAAATTATCGCATATCTGCAAAGAGACTGTGTCGGTGTTCAACGTTTAACGATcagtttttagaaaaaatacgGCATTACATTTCTCATCAACTTACCGGGAATTATGAAGAGACCGAAACATCGGTTTGATGAGGTTTTCTAACATGAAGATACTGTCGATGGTGTTGATATGGATGCGTGAGTGTTCGTTCCACCGTTTTTCCCGTCCCTCAACCTCACCTGTAACCTAATCGATCTCAATCCTCGGTCTTCTGTATTTTCTTCACAGTCATCTTCGGTCATTCAGACGGGAGAAGATGGAGGAGATTAAAACGTACGGAGGTGAGTAATTTTCGGCTGAATCATTGGAGGTTATGTATGAAAAGATGAACCCCTTGACCGATTCATCTCGTTACCACTCACCTTCAGCAGTTCGGAGTTAACGCTTCAAAGAAGACGAACAAGGCGACGAACATCGCTCAGAAGGCTGCCCAGGAAGCGAAGGCAGCTTCCGACGCTCAGAATATAGCCGGAGCCCAAGCTGCTCATCAAGTCAAGTCTCAGCTCGCCGAAAAAGCCATAGAAGCTGCTAAGGCCGCCGAAGCTGCGTTGGCTGGTAAAGAAGCGGTCGTCGACCAGCTCCAGGAGGAATTCAAGGAGGCTGAAGCCGTCGTCCAGGAGGAAAGCTCGTCCCTGGAACAGACACAGTCGAACGTTAATTCCGCTCTTCGAGCCGCTCAAGAAGTTCAACAGGAGGTAAggatcgaaattttcaaattaaggATGCTGCTTGACCGAAAATCGATACTCTGTCGATTTAATCACGAGACAATCACACCTTTAGCGTATGTACATCACCGTTTTATATTCGTAAGTTACGAACATCTCCTTGAAAATAGATAAGAAATGCGGAAGGATAGGAACCAGCTGTTTCCATTGATATTTAAGTTTCTGTTCATAATTCCAGtatttcaagttttatttattttttttttcttttcccacaGATCTTTCTGAGTTATGAATATACCtgatttgacaaatatctATTTAATGCGTGGCTATCTCGTGATGAAACTGATACAAAGTATCGATGTTTGGCCAAGTAATCACAAGctcttgtaaaatttcaatttgtaacTATCCTAGCTTCTTTCTTATGGAAACATTCAACTTTTG
It includes:
- the LOC124223176 gene encoding uncharacterized protein CG45076, producing the protein MRFSNMKILSMVLIWMLIFGHSDGRRWRRLKRTEQFGVNASKKTNKATNIAQKAAQEAKAASDAQNIAGAQAAHQVKSQLAEKAIEAAKAAEAALAGKEAVVDQLQEEFKEAEAVVQEESSSLEQTQSNVNSALRAAQEVQQELKTLRQAVQTANANLGNAEAAAQGAQQELSEKQQLVEAARHRVDELGKQLQSAKVDLTNTKQAAYRASAAAHSAKLNANRNKRGQVAILE